In a genomic window of Lycium ferocissimum isolate CSIRO_LF1 chromosome 9, AGI_CSIRO_Lferr_CH_V1, whole genome shotgun sequence:
- the LOC132069238 gene encoding lachrymatory-factor synthase-like → MAAQQQSKWEGKAFANLKGPKAEQVWPLFEDFFNFHNWLPTIDTCYQLNNEKDGLIRCCANTVPPSSDGSEAIIKWCHERLLYVDKIERCLSYEALNNNMGIRSYVATFKILSSDGGDESGCKIEWSFVADPVDGLTLECFLGYVDFSLQGMAEKIEKALESSLGDFAQRANTKPVK, encoded by the coding sequence ATGGCAGCCCAACAACAGTCCAAATGGGAAGGCAAAGCCTTTGCAAACCTAAAAGGGCCAAAAGCTGAACAAGTATGGCCTCTCTTTGAGGATTTTTTCAACTTCCACAATTGGTTACCTACCATTGACACTTGTTACCAACTTAATAATGAAAAAGATGGACTTATCCGGTGTTGCGCAAACACCGTGCCACCATCATCAGACGGTAGTGAGGCGATCATCAAGTGGTGTCACGAGAGGTTGTTGTACGTTGACAAGATCGAACGGTGTCTAAGCTACGAGGCGTTAAACAACAACATGGGAATCAGGTCGTATGTAGCTACGTTTAAAATATTGTCATCGGACGGTGGTGATGAAAGCGGGTGCAAGATCGAATGGTCGTTCGTTGCTGATCCTGTTGATGGGTTGACTTTGGAATGTTTCTTAGGATACGTTGACTTCTCCCTACAAGGCATGGCTGAAAAAATTGAGAAAGCTTTAGAATCTAGTTTAGGTGATTTTGCTCAGAGAGCTAACACTAAGCCTGTTaaataa
- the LOC132069237 gene encoding lachrymatory-factor synthase-like: MNKSDLNSSTSMEQKDSQPKWEAKVSTRLQKADAGQIFSLFKDFFGLNKWFPSLSTSYGIHGENGEVGCIRYCTGFSLPPESGAPVSWSKERLVAINPIERILSYEIVDCNIGFKSYFSTVKIVPDEVDGQHGCVIEWFITVDPVEGMRLEDLIKKYGVGLQGMAKNMEDALASS, encoded by the coding sequence ATGAATAAATCGGATCTGAATTCATCTACTTCAATGGAGCAAAAGGATTCACAACCAAAGTGGGAAGCTAAAGTCTCAACAAGATTACAAAAGGCAGATGCAGGCcaaatattttctctcttcaAAGATTTCTTTGGCCTAAACAAATGGTTTCCTAGCTTGTCAACAAGTTATGGCATCCATGGTGAAAATGGTGAGGTTGGTTGCATACGATACTGTACTGGATTCTCTCTCCCACCAGAGAGTGGTGCTCCAGTGAGCTGGTCCAAGGAGAGGCTCGTGGCTATAAATCCAATTGAGAGGATATTAAGCTATGAGATAGTGGATTGTAACATTGGATTCAAGTCATACTTTTCGACGGTCAAGATTGTCCCAGATGAAGTTGATGGTCAACATGGATGTGTGATCGAATGGTTCATCACCGTTGATCCAGTGGAAGGAATGAGATTGGAGGATTTGATCAAGAAGTATGGAGTTGGGCTGCAGGGAATGGCTAAGAACATGGAAGATGCCCTAGCAAGTTCGTAA